DNA from Fusarium falciforme chromosome 7, complete sequence:
AAGAACACTTGAGATTCACGCAACAATGTCTCCAGACGAGGACTGTATAAGAAACCCTTAAACAAGTGGAGATTCTAATTTTGAGCATACTAACACATCAAACCATGAGATATATCTGTATGCATATGCTACTCTACTAATCACAAGACGCTAGGGCAAGGTCATTGATCTTGGACAGGCGCTCAAGGTGGTGAAGTCCCTCGATGAAGCCAGCACTGAGGAAACACACGCTGAGATCGCGGTCTGGATCGACCATCCACATGGTCGAGCCTCCACCAACACCATAGAAGgctcgaggagaaggtgTATATCCAGCGCCGGCCAGATAATGGCCCTCACCTCGAACGTAGCCGCTAAGCAGTGAGTACAGGGCCAGAGAGTCAGGTATGTTCCtggcctccttctcaggGACAAGTGTACCGTTTGACAGTGACCCCGTATGGTTCTTGCAAGCGTAATCGAATAACGCCTTGGACATGAGTCGGTAATCTCCATTGGTGCCCCTTTGTCTCATTGTCTCGACAAACCGGAAGAGATCGTGAATGGTGCAGAAAGCGGACGCAGCAGGCATCTCGTTTCCATTGGTACACCCTTTAGTGAGCATATGCTGGG
Protein-coding regions in this window:
- a CDS encoding Beta-lactamase domain-containing protein; translated protein: MSVSKSFTAALVLRAIDQGRFTLDTKVAEILSDFGVGGKQNVTIRQLLNHTAGTFRGFLPPGISAENLGNLYQYYASVASIPIDYAVLGKILVVTDPKERDFRTISKEELFDPLGMEHPCFGLAEDHANRVPVCHTSKQTNTSTPSTQHMLTKGCTNGNEMPAASAFCTIHDLFRFVETMRQRGTNGDYRLMSKALFDYACKNHTGSLSNGTLVPEKEARNIPDSLALYSLLSGYVRGEGHYLAGAGYTPSPRAFYGVGGGSTMWMVDPDRDLSVCFLSAGFIEGLHHLERLSKINDLALASCD